The genomic region GATACAAAGAAGCCACTTGACGGACAAATGCGTTTTTATGGGCATTCTCGACTTTCTGAAGGACATTACGTTCCGAAGTGATCGTTTGACGAGCATTTCGATTTTTCTCCAGGAGTCCTGGGCGTTCGATTTCATGTTGCGTTTTCACCTGGTTAAATTCCTTTTCGGTCGTGAATCCAAGCTTTTCACGATGGTATTTTAGCTTATCGTCATGGAATTTAATTTGATCTTGCGCATTAGAAATGTCGTTTTCAGCCTGTTCTTTTATCCTTTGATTGCTTTTGAGTTTCAACGGATTAAACCAATTCAGGTTGTCGATTCGCTGTTGGGCTTCCTCCATCTGCTTGTGAAAGGTATTTGTCCATCGGAAATGGTCCGAAGCTTCTCGGATTTTATCATCTTTCCAACGGATGTACTGGTCACCGTTATTAGCTCGTTCTTCCCATTTATCAAGCTGTTCCCGTCTCTTAACAATGTTCGTCATGGTTGGTTCTGCTTTTAAAATCTTAGAAGCGTTTTGCAAGTCCGCACGTTCCGCAGCTGTACTAAATTTTTCGGCTTTTTGCTTTTGTTCTTGCTGGCGAGCCTTCTCTTGTTCGAGTGCTTTCTTCTCTTCTCGGTACTTCTGCAGATCCACGACAAGTGCATTGTACTCCTGACGATCTCGGTTCAAGTTTCCTTTTTCCGTTTGCACACCACGCTTTTCCATCTCATGCGCAACATGGCCAAGATGAACAGTTGGAAGCTGTTCAAGTCCACGTGCTTCATGCGAAAGGTGGGAAATTCGTTCTTGAATCCCCTCTTTTTCTAACGCCTTATTGGCATGGTTCGCCCATTCCTCACGCCATTGTTCAAGAAGCTCTTTCTTGTTCCAGTCACGATTTTTCGGACCGAATCCATCAGCTGTAATTTCTCTAGTCGTCAACATGACATGTGCATGAGGATTTTCTTTATCATCACGGTGAATCGCAATGTCTGCGATCATCCCTTTATCTACAAATTCTTTTTGCACGTAATCACGGATTAATTCTTTTTGTTGGTCATGATTTAATTCGACTGGCAAAGCAATATTAATTTCTCTAGCCAAACGAGAATTTACTCTTGTTTCGGATTGCTCGACTTCATTCCATAAACGGTTACGATCTTGCACCCATTCAGGAGAATTAGAAGGGGCAAGAATCATGGTATCCGGTTGGACTTCTCGAACATAGTATTTCATTTCGCCGGTGCGTTCATCTGTTAAACGTTCACCAGAACGATAAGAAGCAGAAGCGACAGCCGATTGCCCTTTTCCTCTTGAAATAACTTGTGCTGAAAAATGATAGATTGCCATGATTCTCACCTCTCTTTCGTCGCTACGCGAATCCCATTTTGACCGAAACGGAAAAGGAAGTACCGAAGGTGGTTACTTTTCTGTTTTGGCTTCGCGGATAGGCGATTAGTCTTTTGTTGCTTTAGCAACTTGCCTGATAAGGCAAAGGCTTTTTGCTTTTGTTGCGAAGCAACCGCACGACAAACGATAGTTTGTGTAAGTGCGCCCTTGTTCTTCGTTCTTCGGGAATCTATGTCCCACTCCATTGTGACGATTCTTGCCTTTTGTCTAGCATTGTACCACTTGCTCCGATATAATAAAAGAAAAATATGGTATTGCAGGAGGGTTTTAGAATTGGCACGTAAAACGGATGCAGAACGTTTACAAGAATTAGAGGAAAAGATGGAGCAGATTAAGGCAAGGAAACAGCAAGTAGCGAACCGAATACAAGCGAAAGAACGAAAGGAACGCACACGCCGATTGATTCAAGTGGGAGCCATATTCGAGAAGTATTTTGATATTGTGGGGGAAGATCAAGCAGAAAAAGTAGCCTATGGTATGAAGGATGCAGTGGGGAAACACAAGGAAAAATTATTAAACATTGATGTAGAAGAATCAAAGAAAGAAAACAAGTTGGTGTATGAGGTACAAGAGGAACGACTCATCATGCCAGAAGGAGAAAGAGCACCTTATAAAGCTTAATGTCTTTATGGCATTTTATGTTGCCTTAATGGCAACCATAGTTAAGGTTTTTGAAAAAGAAAAGGCGTAAAAAAATACGCCTTTTCTCTAGGTATATAAATAAAGGGGGGAGTTTTACTTTAATTTTTATTTATCCAGCTGTAAATACTTCTCATCAATTT from Sutcliffiella horikoshii harbors:
- the mobQ gene encoding MobQ family relaxase, producing MAIYHFSAQVISRGKGQSAVASASYRSGERLTDERTGEMKYYVREVQPDTMILAPSNSPEWVQDRNRLWNEVEQSETRVNSRLAREINIALPVELNHDQQKELIRDYVQKEFVDKGMIADIAIHRDDKENPHAHVMLTTREITADGFGPKNRDWNKKELLEQWREEWANHANKALEKEGIQERISHLSHEARGLEQLPTVHLGHVAHEMEKRGVQTEKGNLNRDRQEYNALVVDLQKYREEKKALEQEKARQQEQKQKAEKFSTAAERADLQNASKILKAEPTMTNIVKRREQLDKWEERANNGDQYIRWKDDKIREASDHFRWTNTFHKQMEEAQQRIDNLNWFNPLKLKSNQRIKEQAENDISNAQDQIKFHDDKLKYHREKLGFTTEKEFNQVKTQHEIERPGLLEKNRNARQTITSERNVLQKVENAHKNAFVRQVASLYPERPEMRHMSHQTASRVDQVNKLYGNGKRVPIENIEKAVRHQKQEIQRLQGEISRVEQTKGRLQRAKGYLENYEKNQAIVEKYENNPFLKGKMLVSKSTKQEYDRAVTARDSYKNYMEKESVSGRADFEKQVKTFDKMEAKVPEYQGAIQSQGKGLGLLDAVLQGLQQASREMTRERERQQQKTKSKGKSRQQTWGRDSR